One window of Streptomyces sp. NBC_00273 genomic DNA carries:
- the pgsB gene encoding poly-gamma-glutamate synthase PgsB — protein sequence MLFLYCVLLFCCLVMLVAGVVEQRRHYANLAQIPNRVLVNGIRGKSSITRLCAGALRGGGLLTVAKTTGTAARFIHPDATEEPVYRKFGIANVVEQIGIVRRAAAYQPHALVMECMAVMPALQEINQSKLIQSTIGVLCNVREDHVAEMGPTLDDIARSLSRSMPHGGICVTAEKERFHVLQEEADARNCTLVYADPDTVSDDELRGFSWFTFKENVAIALTVAELLGVDRETALQGMYDAPPDPGVLSVERYVAPGGKRVRFANVFAANDPESTLMNINQLLDLGAVDRPLNVVINCRPDRVERNGQMGAIVPDLMPDKVFVIGHPAKSAIDAIPAEWRGRAVDLGGDQRDGEEFMNELLGHLGESSSLVAIGNIHGQGEILLEHLAELPGFEDEPDREEPSAAAPDREPPVPRQAAPVAPLYVPHLDPYADLSAAQEARFAQPPVPRQYVHPPQPDGQWHQGPYPQQQYGEPWPPRPYEPHPNPQWQSPGDPR from the coding sequence GTGCTCTTCCTCTACTGCGTGCTGCTCTTCTGCTGCCTGGTCATGCTCGTCGCGGGCGTCGTCGAGCAGCGCCGGCACTACGCCAACCTCGCGCAGATACCGAACCGGGTGCTGGTCAACGGCATCCGCGGCAAGAGCTCCATCACCCGGCTGTGCGCGGGCGCCCTGCGCGGCGGCGGGCTGCTGACGGTCGCCAAGACCACCGGCACCGCGGCCCGCTTCATCCACCCGGACGCCACCGAGGAGCCCGTCTACCGGAAGTTCGGCATCGCCAACGTCGTCGAACAGATCGGCATCGTCCGGCGCGCCGCGGCCTACCAGCCGCACGCACTGGTCATGGAGTGCATGGCGGTCATGCCCGCGCTCCAGGAGATCAACCAGTCGAAGCTGATCCAGTCGACCATCGGCGTCCTGTGCAACGTCCGCGAGGACCACGTCGCCGAGATGGGACCCACCCTCGACGACATCGCGCGCTCCCTGTCGCGCTCGATGCCGCACGGCGGGATCTGCGTCACCGCCGAGAAGGAGCGCTTCCACGTCCTCCAGGAGGAGGCCGACGCGCGCAACTGCACGCTCGTCTACGCCGACCCCGACACGGTCAGCGACGACGAGCTGCGCGGCTTCAGCTGGTTCACCTTCAAGGAGAACGTCGCCATCGCGCTCACCGTCGCCGAGCTCCTCGGCGTCGACCGCGAGACCGCCCTCCAGGGGATGTACGACGCCCCGCCGGACCCCGGCGTGCTCTCCGTCGAGCGGTACGTGGCCCCCGGCGGCAAGCGGGTCCGCTTCGCCAACGTCTTCGCCGCCAACGACCCCGAGTCGACGCTGATGAACATCAACCAGCTCCTCGACCTCGGCGCCGTCGACCGCCCCCTCAACGTCGTGATCAACTGCCGCCCGGACCGCGTCGAGCGCAACGGCCAGATGGGCGCGATCGTCCCGGACCTGATGCCCGACAAGGTCTTCGTGATCGGGCACCCGGCCAAGAGCGCCATCGACGCGATCCCGGCCGAGTGGCGCGGGCGCGCCGTCGACCTCGGCGGCGACCAGCGCGACGGCGAGGAGTTCATGAACGAGCTGCTCGGCCACCTGGGCGAGAGCTCCTCCCTGGTCGCCATCGGCAACATCCACGGCCAGGGCGAGATCCTCCTGGAACACCTGGCGGAACTCCCCGGCTTCGAGGACGAGCCCGACCGGGAGGAACCGTCCGCGGCGGCCCCGGACCGCGAGCCCCCCGTACCCCGGCAGGCCGCCCCCGTGGCACCGCTGTACGTACCGCACCTCGACCCGTACGCCGACCTCAGCGCCGCCCAGGAAGCCCGGTTCGCGCAGCCCCCCGTGCCGCGGCAGTACGTCCACCCGCCGCAGCCGGACGGGCAG
- a CDS encoding HAMP domain-containing protein, with protein sequence MSLLGGIRPPIAALSALLLALAALTAFQLGHVGREPVPPAVLTSQQYFAEDGAIALRASLDESITDIGRTASLFSSGEPVSPDSVLDKLGSVYQKWRGTAVIEIKSGRLEAQRGENLPLTALDLTALDGENGLAPRMVRLENGETRLLTLALLSWPDRPQQLLVASSSLKVPGISLGRSRAIAVLDSSGQVLGSDGIGGSAQEKKQLGKFAKTVAQKAGQHPLQAKEPGSGGFAGVSGSLLGDSKDGHRSVAGYAKLTGSQPGVGTDASALGLTVVSFVGVAEERSAAVDSFFWIAASAALLVLGALAVALLVTTVQRPLLRLFLESRRIGRGDLHRPVTVPKYGEAARIGAALDRLRRQLLGEPAAETGGPRRGRRARIGTRALLGVCGILLLVWSAPLLLTLNRAGASVAVPKTVVEDQRERTDTLADRVRRALNEGHADLTSVASVISDGTTPAELTKLLERTRTQHGRYESLYVLSADGTVLARAGGTPHHPAGKGPSKQPVTLVDSGNRPVITEYAEAPGLAGAAVVGELRIDFLNALLKRPGLGEVRVVDAEHRVIGGNNGYRAFTSLSDAGLDALVRSANDKSGADGKGAAEEKTDKGPRAKSALLRDGGVSIAAAAPMTGGGVAQPLEWTVVTWQPAKGLEIPAYTTQNRTVLAGLLGLTGAVACLGWIHIIVVRPLRDLARRAEALADGDRRTVVYPTHHDEVGAVTRSLEVIRLQLLEQRKRDAAGGTTGRTPGRATPAGRN encoded by the coding sequence ATGTCGCTGCTGGGCGGCATCCGTCCGCCCATCGCCGCCCTGTCCGCCCTGCTGCTGGCCCTCGCCGCCCTCACCGCGTTCCAACTCGGACACGTGGGCCGGGAGCCCGTACCGCCGGCGGTCCTCACCTCCCAGCAGTACTTCGCGGAGGACGGCGCCATCGCCCTGCGCGCCTCCCTGGACGAGAGCATCACGGACATCGGCAGGACCGCCTCCCTGTTCAGCTCCGGCGAACCGGTCTCGCCCGACTCCGTGCTCGACAAGCTCGGCAGCGTCTACCAGAAGTGGCGCGGCACGGCCGTGATCGAGATCAAGTCGGGCCGTCTGGAGGCGCAGCGCGGCGAGAACCTCCCGCTGACCGCCCTCGACCTGACCGCGCTCGACGGGGAGAACGGCCTCGCCCCCCGCATGGTCCGGCTGGAGAACGGCGAGACCCGCCTGCTCACCCTCGCCCTGCTGTCCTGGCCCGACCGCCCCCAGCAGCTCCTGGTCGCCTCCAGCAGCCTGAAGGTCCCGGGCATCAGCCTGGGCCGGTCCCGCGCCATCGCCGTCCTCGACTCCTCCGGCCAGGTCCTCGGCAGCGACGGCATCGGCGGTTCCGCGCAGGAGAAGAAGCAGCTCGGGAAGTTCGCGAAGACCGTCGCCCAGAAGGCCGGGCAGCACCCCCTCCAGGCCAAGGAGCCCGGCTCCGGCGGCTTCGCGGGCGTCAGCGGCAGCCTGCTCGGGGACTCCAAGGACGGTCACCGCTCCGTGGCCGGCTACGCGAAGCTCACCGGTTCGCAGCCCGGCGTGGGCACCGACGCGTCCGCCCTCGGCCTCACCGTCGTCTCCTTCGTCGGCGTCGCCGAGGAACGCTCCGCCGCCGTCGACTCCTTCTTCTGGATCGCCGCGTCCGCCGCCCTGCTGGTGCTCGGAGCACTGGCCGTGGCCCTGCTCGTGACCACCGTGCAGCGCCCGCTGCTCCGGCTGTTCCTGGAGAGCCGCCGGATCGGCCGCGGCGACCTGCACCGACCGGTCACCGTGCCGAAGTACGGCGAGGCCGCCCGCATCGGCGCCGCCCTCGACCGGCTGCGCCGGCAGCTCCTCGGCGAGCCCGCAGCGGAAACCGGCGGCCCCCGCCGGGGCCGCCGCGCCCGGATCGGGACCCGCGCCCTCCTCGGGGTGTGCGGGATCCTGCTCCTGGTGTGGTCGGCACCGCTCCTGCTGACGCTCAACCGCGCGGGCGCCTCCGTCGCCGTGCCCAAGACGGTCGTCGAGGACCAGCGCGAACGCACCGACACCCTGGCCGACCGGGTACGCCGCGCCCTCAACGAAGGACACGCCGACCTCACCTCCGTCGCCTCGGTCATCAGCGACGGGACCACGCCCGCCGAGCTGACCAAGCTGCTGGAACGCACCCGGACCCAGCACGGACGCTACGAATCCCTCTACGTCCTGAGCGCCGACGGCACCGTCCTGGCCCGCGCCGGCGGCACGCCCCACCACCCCGCCGGCAAGGGCCCCTCGAAGCAGCCCGTGACCCTGGTCGACAGCGGCAACCGGCCGGTCATCACCGAGTACGCCGAGGCTCCCGGCCTGGCCGGCGCCGCCGTCGTCGGCGAGCTGCGCATCGACTTCCTCAACGCCCTGCTCAAGCGGCCCGGCCTGGGCGAGGTCCGCGTCGTCGACGCGGAGCACCGGGTGATCGGCGGCAACAACGGCTACCGGGCCTTCACGTCGCTCTCGGACGCGGGGCTCGACGCCCTGGTGCGCTCCGCCAACGACAAGAGCGGCGCGGACGGCAAGGGCGCCGCCGAGGAGAAGACGGACAAGGGACCGCGCGCCAAGAGCGCCCTGCTCCGCGACGGCGGCGTCTCCATCGCCGCCGCGGCGCCGATGACCGGCGGCGGCGTGGCCCAGCCCCTGGAGTGGACCGTCGTCACCTGGCAGCCGGCCAAGGGCCTGGAGATCCCCGCGTACACCACCCAGAACCGCACCGTCCTGGCCGGACTGCTCGGCCTCACGGGCGCCGTGGCCTGCCTCGGCTGGATCCACATCATCGTGGTGCGGCCGCTGCGCGACCTCGCCCGACGTGCGGAGGCCCTGGCCGACGGCGACCGCCGCACCGTCGTCTACCCGACCCACCACGACGAGGTCGGCGCCGTCACCCGCAGCCTCGAAGTCATCCGCCTGCAGCTGCTGGAGCAGCGCAAGCGGGACGCCGCCGGCGGCACCACCGGCCGGACGCCCGGCCGCGCCACCCCGGCCGGAAGGAACTGA